TTAGAAAAGaattacttatatacatgtaaataaacaagttataggtttatttaggtgaaaagacttacatgcccttgcttttatttataaaattaccaaaataccctcctagttaacggattttttggatggagttagagacGGGGAGCAAAATAacgataagttagaaaaatcagggaggaaaatggctatttttaaactattggggcaaaaccgttaaaatgaccaaatcacaGGAAGCAAAATGGAAGTTAACTCTTTATTTTAACTAATATCTAACAAAAAAAAATGCAGGTGGTTGCAGGTATGACTGGTAAAAATCAGTAGTGATTATTAAAAGGGGAGAATTCAACCCTCATGTCTTCAAAAATAAACAAGAGCACTATTGTTCAAGGTAGACATTAGTTGTTCTTCAAATTTGTTTTGCCTTACCTACATTCATATCATTATGAGTTAATAAAGTTTCAATTTGTCGGGTTTAAGTAAAcgttttcttttttgtttttgcttACACTTCAATTGCCATCTTTCTTGGCTTCCGGTTGATGTAAGGCATGTGCATTAACAATCTCAAGTCCAAGCCTAGTTCAAAACTTCAAATGGTTACAGTTCGTGCCAAACTCGACGGTGTAAAAATTAAACTTCGAATAAAGAACTACTCAAGTAACTTTAAACTAAAATAATgatatttttgagtaaattacaaaaatcgttctttatgtatgtcacttattgcaaactgtgtcctttgtcttcaataattacagaaaacatactcgatgtttgcaaacccttgcaagttatgtcctttagcgcTAACTCAGTTAAGTTTTTGTTGTTAAATCtaaccaaatggaccccacatgagggtattttggtcattttattcTCATGTGGGGTCCGTTTGGTCAGATTTAActacaaaaataccctcatgtggggtccatttggtcagattaaccacaaaaattaactgagttagggctaaaggacataacttgcaaggatatgcaaacatcgagtacgttttttgtaattatttaagacaaaggacacagtttgcaaaaagtaacatacataaaggacgatttttgtaatttactcgaTATTTTTCCTTTATATCAATTGACAAAGAAAGTTGTCAGTTTCTTGTGAGATTTTGAATAATAGTTTACACTTGGTAATCATAAGCTATAAGACTATCCACTATCACAACCCAACCCAATCTTTTATTAAAATACTAATTTCTCTCTTTTCCACCTACACAACCCAATCCAATTTTTCACCCACTATCACAACCTAACCTAAACTAGTATTTTATTATATAAAGAAATAgaagttaaataataaaaaaggaaaaagaattaaatattataaagaaatagaagttaaataatataaaaaagaataaaaaattaatattatGTTGGTTGTTAGTTGCAACCATTGGTTGCCATACCAACCTGTTTGTCCATAAATTTCaaatatttaattaaaataatttcCTATAATTTTGTCTTATTTGCCAAGTGGTAACCGTTTGTGCAAATTGGTCACCATAGTGGGTAGTCTAATGGGCTTGACTGGTGTGGGTCGGAGCCCACTGGGCTAAGCATGTGAAAACAAGATGAATGTAAAATGGCCAAACTGATCAAAATGTGTCTTTGGGCAACATGTAATTGACTGTTACACATGAAACTGGAACCTAACTATGAGAATGAACAATATGTATAATCTAACCAACttctttaaaattaaaaaaaaaattagtttaatTTCGAAAGTTATTGTGTGGAGGCAACAGTAGTAGCTTTTTCAAGCATCATTCTTGCACTTGCTGGGCAAGTTGAGCTCACAAAACCATTTACCAGATGTAGGTATGTTTTAAGATCATGACACGTGGCCACATTCATACTGTTCAACTTCAACGAGGCTCGGCTGCTGAGTCGGAGCTCGTGGCCTATGTTAGCATACACCCATTGGTTGTCTCTAACGTGTTTCTGCAACCAATGGCCTTTCTTTTCTTGTGCCACATCATTATGATCTTCCACGAAAAAACCTGGTACTTTTGTAATCAGATCATCTGAATTCACTATACGTAGAATCTTGGTTCCTTGACGTTCTAGGTTTTGTCTGAAACTCCGGTTACCGACTCGAGGGCCCCCGAATGAGATGACGGAGAGATGTAAATCGTGTTTGATGGCGGTTTTGAGGTCGTAGGCGGCTAATATGGCTAACGAAGCTCCTAACGAATGGCCGGTGATGGTGACACTTAATGGCTCGTTGTTATACTTTTGAACTAATCTTAGAATTTCTTGCCGTAATGATTGTTGTAAGCTTGCACTTTCTGACGTGCTCGAGGTGTATAGGCTTAAAACGCCGGTTTCCACCATCGAGTTGTCTGTTTGTCCTTTCACGTCGTTGGCATTGCCGAATGGGCAACTTGTAAGAGTGGCTCTCAGATTCTCGAGCCACTCTGTACAAGTTGCGGTCCCACGTAATGAAATGACTATGTCTCTTCTACCTAGCCTTGATATCTCATTTTCATCCTCGCAAACCGCCACATAACCGATCCAACTTGACCGCATTCCAATATGACCTGTCCAACCTGGCATCGGGATGGATGACGTGGCATGTAGATTCTTCGTTACACGATACCCGCTTCCATAAACACCGGCTCGTTCCAACATTGAGTTTCTTGCGTACCGACATGTGGCGTAACTTGGTGACGAAAGATCAGAGTCGAAACATTGGTATGCCGCCTCAATAAATCTCCCATACCGCACAATCTCATTGCGTAAACCGTCATCAAGTGGATCCAATAAGCCTTCCCAATCGTTCGACCCGTGATACTCCTTCCATCTCTTACTGAGCGGACTCGATGACCTTGTATGACAACCTTCTTTAGAATCATTAAATACTCTTTCCAATTTAGTGGGAGCTAGGGTATAACCACTAGTTCGTGGCGCCGTCTTCATGGGAATGGCACAACGCGATGGACACAATGGCTCTAATTGTGGGTTAACCATGGGTGTGAAGGGTTGAACCGGTTTGATACCAAGTCTCATTGTGCTAGTCTCCAAAATAAAACTTAGATTTCAAGAGGGTTTTGTGAGTGTAAGTGTAAGTGTAGGGGAGATATATAGTGGTGAAGTGTGTGTTACTCCAAAAGCACCAATTTTGGGTTGCCCATCTGTGTTTTCTTTGATGAGTTATGGATGTTTCTCCCTTTTCTTAACAAGATGCAAAGTCCATATGTCCAAAATAAATTATGACATGGGTCATATAAGTAGGCAAATGGGACATAAACCCTTGTGGCACACCAACTATTCAAATTAATCAACACATTTTCTTAATTATAAACATTTACGTAATTTTGTATTCGTCCCGATTGGTTCACAAATTCGTTGAAATTCGAATCAAATTGAATTCATCAAAGAATGTGTTTGGTTGATCAAGAAAATAATTGGAAATGAAATTCATATgatttcttttaaaaatttacGAACCAAACATACCACGATATATTCAGAATTAATTTCAGTTTCATCAgattctcattatttacaaataTTTTAATTCATTCCgacgaaaaaaaaaaacccaaaagtTGTGACCCATAGAAACTTATGGATATGAAGTTGTGACCCAAAAGTTTGGGTCGGAGGTGTTTGTATTGTTGGTCTCTTGCTCGTTTGAATCGCAGACGTGTTTAATTAAAAGTTAATTTTCATTAGAAACTTGTGGATATTCTTCGTATCAATTTTCACTAAAACAATTTTGGGTTTAAAAGTAACTAACATTTCCACCGTGATCAGTTATAAGTACTCCAAATAACTTGGGAAATACTTAGCATCCAAACACGTGATTTAAATATCTATCATCACATTTAAAGTACTTAATTAAACATGTGGAACTTCAGATATTTTTGGTTATAGCTAATTAGTGCTCTAATCCTCCAACTTTTGCATCTTCATCTAACTTATCTTTACGTGCATCAAACTATATAAATATCTATTGCATTCTATACAccatattttattaaattaaaccTGAGTAAACGTCACAAGCAATTATGAGACGACTAAACTAAAAACTAAATAAGCTAAAGCATAAGATATTGTGGTTCACTTGATCTATATGATCATTCTATATTCACGATCAAACTACATTGCCTTGTATTCTCATCAATATGATCATCCTATATTCACGATCAAACTCTAAGATTAAATATAATTATTGTGTTATATTTAATtgtgtagccattataatcatttatattatatagattaaaatatattatacatattatataattagttggtaattacTGATGGatcatattacccttattaactaattaacccttattaactaattaagTTTCCTCTTgagtgtatatataaggagatgaTTAGAGAGGTTAAGGTTCAGACACTAATCAAAACATCAAGAAATCGCCCTCTCTACTCCTCTCTCTCCATCCGAATTCCACTCTAGAATTCGGTTTCACCATCAATAACTTACActctaaggaggaaccagatcaagctgacaatcatgtcgaactcaatggatgcgtctctgactggattctctgctggcctgtctgctgttaTAGGTATTTCTAATATCTTTTCTGTTATGTTTACACAGAACTGAttaacatgtggtatcagagcatatgttgataaatcagttctgtTTGTTTCCAAGAATCTGAAATGAAATCTggaaaacagttttataaaatcGAATTCGGATAAACCCTGAAGTTCGAATTTGGATAAACTTTGATCACATCCTAAACAATCACTGTTCCGAAATCtgtataaaaatatgaaaaattttcaattttcggATTCCAGATGctattttattttttagggttcaCCATAATGCTCATAAGAATTCAAAAAATTCATATATTTTGGAACGAATTGAGGATCAAAGGGTGTTTTCTGTTTTTGATTAAGTTTTATCTAATTAGGATTTTGAAATCTATTAATTTTAATGGATATTATATTTTCGAAATcatttagataaatataaaacacCACTTAAACAGGAAACATAATCTCCATAAGCCTTAAAATTCGGATTTTCACCCTTATCACAATTAACTGCCAAAATTAGCAAATTTCGAATCTTGAAGAACAGTTTTCGGATAAATCTGAAATCATTCGAAATTACAATTTTCGGATAAATCCAAAATCTCATTCGAAATCACAATTTTGGAATAACTCGAAATTTTTTTCGAAATCTTATTCGAAATCACGGTTTCGGTATTATTCGAAATTTCATCCGAAATCTTATTCGAAATCACAATTTCGGAAACATCCGAAATCTTATTCGAAATCACAAAATGTCGGAAAGATTCGAAATCTCATTCGAAATCTAATTTTATCCGAAATCTAATGTGTTCTCGAAATGTCAATATTTTTCGAAATTTCATTAACTTATTGAGGTCGCAGGCAGCTAAAATGGCCAAAGAAGCTCCTAACGAATGGCCAGTGATGGTGACACTTAATGGCTCGTTGTTATACTTTTGAACTAATCTTAGAATTTCTTGTCGTAATGATTGTTGTAAGCTTGGACATTCTGACGTGCTCGATGTGTATAGGTTTAAAACGCCGGTTTCCACCATCGAGTTGTCAGTTTGTCCTTTCACGTCGTTGGCATTGCCGAATGGGCAAGTTGTAAGAGTGGTGGCTCCTAGATTCTTGAGCCACTCTGTACAAGTTCCAGTCCCACGTAATGAAATGACTATGTCTCTTCTACCGAGCCTTGATGTCTCTATTTCATTCTCGCAAACCGCCACATAACCGATCCAACTTGACCACACTCCAATATGACCTGTCCAACCTGGCATCAGGATGGATGACGTGGCATGTAGATTCTTCGTCACACGATACCCGCTTCCATAAACACCAGCTCATTCCATCATTGAGTTTCTTGCGTACCGACATGTGGCTTAACTTGGTGATGATAGATCAGAGTCGAAACATTGGTATGCCGCCTCAATAAATCTCCCATACCGCACAATCTCATTGCGTAAACCGTCATCAAGTGTATCCAATAAGCCTTCCCAATTGTTCGACCCGTGATACTCCTTCCATCTCTTACTGAGCGGACTCTATGACCTTGTATGACAACCTTCTTTAGAATCATTAACCACTCTTTCCAATTTAGTGGGAGCTAGGGTATAACCACTAGTTCATGGTGTCGTCTTCATGGGAATGGCACAACGCAATGGGCACAATGGCTCCAATGGCGGGTTAACCATGGGTGTGAAGGGCTGAACCGGTTTGATACCAAGTCTGGTCGTGTTAGTTTCCAAAATAAAACTTAGATTTAAAGATGGTTTTGTGAGTGTAAGTGAAGGGGATCAGAGTCGAAACATTGGTATGCCGACTCAATAAATCTCCCATACCGCACAATCTCATTGCGTAAACCGTCGTCAAGTGGATCCAATAAGCCTTCCTAATCTTTCGACCCGTGATACTCCTTCCATCTCTTACTGAGCGGACTCGATGACCTTGTATGACAACCTTCTTTAGAATCATTAACCACTCTTTCCAATTTAGTGGGAGCTAGGGTATAACCACTAGTTCGTGGTGTCGTCTTCATGGGAATGGCACAACGCAATGGGCACAATGGCTCCAATGGCGGGTTAACCATGGGTGTGAAGGGTTGAACCGGTTTGATACCAAGTCTTGTCGTGTTAGTTTCCAAAATAAAAATTAGATTTGAAGATGGTTTTGTGAGTGTAAGTGAAGGGGATCAGAGTCGAAACATTGGTATGCCGACTCAATAAATCTCCCATACCGCACAATCTCATTGCGTAAACCGTCGTCAAGTGGATCCAATAATCCTTCCTAATCTTTCGACCCGTGATACTCTTTCCATCTCTTACTGAGCGAACTCGATGACCTTGTATGACAACCTTCTTTAGAATCATTAACCACTCTTTCCAATTTAGTAGGAGCTAGGGTATAACCACTAGTCCGTGGTGCCGTCTTTATGGGAATGGCACAACGCGATGGGCACAATGGCTCCAATGGCGGGTTAACCATGGGTGTTAAGGGTTGAACCGGTTTGATACCAAGTCTCGTCGTGTTAGTTTCCAAAATAAAACTTAGATTTGAAGATGGTTTTGCGAGTGTAAGTGAAGGGGAGATATATAGTGGTGAAGTATGTGTGTGTTACTCCAAAAGCACCAATGTTGGGTTGCCGTTTTgtgatttctttgatgagttatGGATGTTTCTCCCTTT
This is a stretch of genomic DNA from Helianthus annuus cultivar XRQ/B chromosome 16, HanXRQr2.0-SUNRISE, whole genome shotgun sequence. It encodes these proteins:
- the LOC110918029 gene encoding phospholipase A(1) DAD1, chloroplastic, which codes for MRLGIKPVQPFTPMVNPQLEPLCPSRCAIPMKTAPRTSGYTLAPTKLERVFNDSKEGCHTRSSSPLSKRWKEYHGSNDWEGLLDPLDDGLRNEIVRYGRFIEAAYQCFDSDLSSPSYATCRYARNSMLERAGVYGSGYRVTKNLHATSSIPMPGWTGHIGMRSSWIGYVAVCEDENEISRLGRRDIVISLRGTATCTEWLENLRATLTSCPFGNANDVKGQTDNSMVETGVLSLYTSSTSESASLQQSLRQEILRLVQKYNNEPLSVTITGHSLGASLAILAAYDLKTAIKHDLHLSVISFGGPRVGNRSFRQNLERQGTKILRIVNSDDLITKVPGFFVEDHNDVAQEKKGHWLQKHVRDNQWVYANIGHELRLSSRASLKLNSMNVATCHDLKTYLHLVNGFVSSTCPASARMMLEKATTVASTQ